In Hippocampus zosterae strain Florida unplaced genomic scaffold, ASM2543408v3 HiC_scaffold_384, whole genome shotgun sequence, the following are encoded in one genomic region:
- the LOC127595072 gene encoding cyclin-dependent kinase 9-like, with amino-acid sequence MLSFMSRPKKDKKIEWAESERLSVCAGEMQGWRIAMEDTKILEYQLTGEEDFLLMGCDGIWELCEDDCQAMVDFVGSLREGRGIKERYELLSWIGRGTYGTVFKARCKQTGQLFALKKYDQKNRKIIEDGFSITSLREIRILMSLQHPNIIELKELYLTKPGRRNNMRGSTILVFEYMEYDLAGIMKSLAGFELAHLKCVMRQILVALEHLHSKGFAHRDLKSANILMNLSGEVKLGDFGLAKQIKERGPHTPKVVTLWYRAPELLFQTDRYTEKVDVWSAGCIFVELYNQKPYFNGEN; translated from the exons ATGCTTAGTTTCATGAGCAGACCCAAGAAAGACAAGAAGATAGAGTGGGCCGAGAGTGAGAGGCTGTCCGTCTGTGCAGGGGAAATGCAGGGCTGGCGAATTGCCATGGAGGATACCAAGATCCTTGAG TATCAACTGACCGGCGAGGAGGACTTTTTGCTGATGGGGTGCGATGGGATCTGGGAGCTTTGCGAGGATGACTGTCAGGCGATGGTGGACTTTGTGGGCAGCCTGAGAGAGGGCAGAGGCATAAAGGAG AGATACGAACTGCTGTCCTGGATCGGCAGGGGCACCTACGGGACCGTGTTCAAGGCCCGCTGCAAGCAGACCGGACAGCTGTTTGCCCTCAAGAAGTACGACCAGAAGAACCGCAAAATCATCGAAGACGGGTTCTCGATCACCTCCCTGCGGGAGATCCGAATCCTTATGTCCCTGCAGCACCCCAACATCATCGAGCTCAAAGAACTCTACCTGACCAAGCCCGGCCGCAGGAACAACATGCGAGGTTCGACTATCCTGGTCTTTGAGTACATGGAGTACGACCTGGCCGGCATCATGAAGAGCCTGGCCGGGTTTGAACTCGCCCACCTTAAGTGTGTCATGAGGCAGATCCTGGTGGCGCTTGAGCATCTGCACAGTAAGGGCTTTGCTCACCGCGACCTGAAAAGCGCCAATATCCTTATGAACCTTTCAGGGGAGGTCAAACTTGGTGATTTCGGGCTGGCCAAGCAGATCAAGGAGCGAGGCCCGCATACGCCTAAGGTGGTAACGCTTTGGTACCGGGCGCCTGAATTGCTGTTTCAAACTGACAGGTACACGGAGAAAGTGGATGTATGGTCAGCGGGCTGTATCTTCGTGGAGCTCTACAACCAAAAACCCTACTTTAATGGCGAGAATTAG